One window of the Diospyros lotus cultivar Yz01 chromosome 12, ASM1463336v1, whole genome shotgun sequence genome contains the following:
- the LOC127787688 gene encoding ABC transporter G family member 14-like isoform X1 produces the protein MHLCSLVSKPENSSSISMAGLSNVLEPCNTLECPHRAVLAYPVQANSQSLPQMSLYSITLKFEEVVYKVKLEQKGSCCGGISSSVEKTILNGVTGTVCPGEILAMLGPSGSGKTTLLTALGGRLSGNLSGKITYNGQPFSGSIKRRTGFVAQYDVLYPHLTVNETLLFTALLRLPNSLTKDEKAQQVERAITELGLTRCRNSVIGGPLFRGISGGEKKRVTIGQEMLINPSLLLLDEPTSGLDSTTAQQILNTIKRLASGGRTVVTTIHQPSSRLYHMFDKVVLLSEGCPIYYGPASTALEYFSLIGFSTSVTVNPADLLLDLANGIGPDHQDMIEQRDNAEQEQKPVRDILISAYEKNISSRLKAELCRLDVNNYNYIKDVSTSACPSYPTNCANNVKSEQWCTSWLHQFKVLLLRGLRERRYEAFNRLRIFQVISVSVLGGLLWWHTPTSHIEDRIAMLFFFSVFWGFYPLYNAVFTFPQERSMLIKERSSGMYRLSAYFLSKTIGDLPLELALPTAFTFIIYWMGGLKANPVTFILSLLVVLYNVLVAQSLGLAIGAILMDVKQATTLASVTTLVFLIAGGYYIQQIPPFIAWLKYLSYSYYCYKLLLGVQYNENDYYECTSGVYCRVADFPAIKSVGLNNLWIDVSIMALMLVGYRLIAYLALNRVQ, from the exons ATGCACCTCTGTAGTTTGGTGTCAAAACCAGAAAATAGCAGCAGTATTTCCATGGCTGGTCTGTCAAACGTTTTGGAACCCTGCAACACATTGGAATGCCCTCACAGAGCTGTCCTTGCATACCCCGTACAAGCCAATTCTCAATCCCTTCCACAAATGAGTTTATACTCAATAACTTTgaag TTTGAAGAAGTGGTTTACAAAGTTAAATTGGAGCAGAAAGGATCCTGCTGCGGTGGGATATCAAGCTCTGTGGAGAAGACCATATTAAATGGAGTAACCGGTACGGTTTGTCCAGGAGAGATACTGGCGATGCTTGGACCATCAGGCAGTGGGAAAACCACTCTCCTGACAGCCTTAGGAGGACGTCTTAGTGGTAACCTATCAGGCAAGATCACATATAATGGTCAGCCCTTTTCAGGTTCCATCAAACGGCGAACAGGATTTGTTGCACAATATGATGTCTTATACCCTCATCTCACTGTAAATGAAACTCTCCTATTCACTGCACTGCTAAGGCTACCAAATAGCTTGACCAAGGATGAGAAAGCTCAGCAAGTGGAGCGAGCTATCACAGAATTGGGACTAACTCGATGCAGGAACAGTGTGATAGGGGGGCCACTGTTTAGAGGGATATCAGgtggagagaagaaaagagtgaCTATAGGCCAAGAAATGCTGATCAATCCAAGCTTACTATTGCTAGATGAACCTACATCAGGTTTAGATTCAACCACAGCTCAGCAGATTCTGAACACAATCAAACGGCTTGCTAGTGGGGGTAGAACTGTGGTCACAACCATTCACCAACCCTCGAGCCGACTCTACCACATGTTTGATAAGGTAGTCTTGCTCTCTGAAGGCTGCCCCATCTACTATGGTCCTGCATCGACAGCTTTGGAGTACTTTTCCTTAATTGGTTTTTCCACGTCCGTCACAGTCAATCCAGCTGATCTCTTACTTGATCTTGCCAATG GAATTGGACCTGATCACCAGGATATGATTGAGCAAAGAGATAATGCTGAACAAGAACAGAAGCCAGTGAGGGATATTCTCATCTCTGCTTATGAGAAGAACATTTCTTCAAGGTTAAAAGCTGAATTATGCAGGTTGGATGTCAACAACTACAATTACATAAAAGATGTGTCCACAAGTGCGTGCCCCTCTTATCCCACAAATTGTG CAAACAATGTAAAATCAGAACAATGGTGCACAAGCTGGTTGCATCAGTTCAAGGTGCTGCTCCTGAGGGGGCTTAGGGAGCGGAGATATGAAGCTTTCAACAGGCTAAGAATCTTCCAAGTCATAAGTGTTTCTGTACTTGGGGGACTTCTTTGGTGGCACACTCCAACATCCCACATTGAAGATCGT ATTGCcatgcttttcttcttctctgtatTCTGGGGCTTCTACCCTCTATACAATGCTGTTTTCACATTTCCCCAAGAAAGATCTATGCTAATTAAGGAACGCTCATCTGGAATGTACCGCCTCTCAGCCTACTTTTTATCCAAAACTATTGGAGACCTGCCACTGGAACTTGCACTTCCAACAGCATTTACCTTCATAATCTATTGGATGGGTGGGCTTAAAGCCAATCCTGTCACTTTCATCCTTTCCCTTCTTGTTGTCCTTTACAATGTCCTCGTTGCCCAAAGTCTTGGCTTAGCAATTGGTGCCATACTCATGGATGTAAAACAGGCAACTACTTTAGCCTCAGTTACAACACTAGTTTTCCTTATTGCAGGGGGGTACTATATTCAACAAATCCCTCCCTTCATAGCCTGGTTAAAGTACTTGAGCTACAGCTACTATTGTTACAAGCTCCTACTTGGGGTTCAGTATAATGAGAACGACTATTATGAGTGCACAAGTGGGGTGTATTGCCGGGTTGCAGATTTTCCTGCCATAAAATCAGTGGGTCTGAACAATTTGTGGATAGACGTTTCCATAATGGCCCTGATGTTGGTGGGTTATAGGCTCATTGCTTATTTAGCCCTGAACCGGGTGCAGTGA
- the LOC127787688 gene encoding ABC transporter G family member 14-like isoform X2, with protein sequence MHLCSLVSKPENSSSISMAGLSNVLEPCNTLECPHRAVLAYPVQANSQSLPQMSLYSITLKFEEVVYKVKLEQKGSCCGGISSSVEKTILNGVTGTVCPGEILAMLGPSGSGKTTLLTALGGRLSGNLSGKITYNGQPFSGSIKRRTGFVAQYDVLYPHLTVNETLLFTALLRLPNSLTKDEKAQQVERAITELGLTRCRNSVIGGPLFRGISGGEKKRVTIGQEMLINPSLLLLDEPTSGLDSTTAQQILNTIKRLASGGRTVVTTIHQPSSRLYHMFDKVVLLSEGCPIYYGPASTALEYFSLIGFSTSVTVNPADLLLDLANGIGPDHQDMIEQRDNAEQEQKPVRDILISAYEKNISSRLKAELCRLDVNNYNYIKDVSTTNNVKSEQWCTSWLHQFKVLLLRGLRERRYEAFNRLRIFQVISVSVLGGLLWWHTPTSHIEDRIAMLFFFSVFWGFYPLYNAVFTFPQERSMLIKERSSGMYRLSAYFLSKTIGDLPLELALPTAFTFIIYWMGGLKANPVTFILSLLVVLYNVLVAQSLGLAIGAILMDVKQATTLASVTTLVFLIAGGYYIQQIPPFIAWLKYLSYSYYCYKLLLGVQYNENDYYECTSGVYCRVADFPAIKSVGLNNLWIDVSIMALMLVGYRLIAYLALNRVQ encoded by the exons ATGCACCTCTGTAGTTTGGTGTCAAAACCAGAAAATAGCAGCAGTATTTCCATGGCTGGTCTGTCAAACGTTTTGGAACCCTGCAACACATTGGAATGCCCTCACAGAGCTGTCCTTGCATACCCCGTACAAGCCAATTCTCAATCCCTTCCACAAATGAGTTTATACTCAATAACTTTgaag TTTGAAGAAGTGGTTTACAAAGTTAAATTGGAGCAGAAAGGATCCTGCTGCGGTGGGATATCAAGCTCTGTGGAGAAGACCATATTAAATGGAGTAACCGGTACGGTTTGTCCAGGAGAGATACTGGCGATGCTTGGACCATCAGGCAGTGGGAAAACCACTCTCCTGACAGCCTTAGGAGGACGTCTTAGTGGTAACCTATCAGGCAAGATCACATATAATGGTCAGCCCTTTTCAGGTTCCATCAAACGGCGAACAGGATTTGTTGCACAATATGATGTCTTATACCCTCATCTCACTGTAAATGAAACTCTCCTATTCACTGCACTGCTAAGGCTACCAAATAGCTTGACCAAGGATGAGAAAGCTCAGCAAGTGGAGCGAGCTATCACAGAATTGGGACTAACTCGATGCAGGAACAGTGTGATAGGGGGGCCACTGTTTAGAGGGATATCAGgtggagagaagaaaagagtgaCTATAGGCCAAGAAATGCTGATCAATCCAAGCTTACTATTGCTAGATGAACCTACATCAGGTTTAGATTCAACCACAGCTCAGCAGATTCTGAACACAATCAAACGGCTTGCTAGTGGGGGTAGAACTGTGGTCACAACCATTCACCAACCCTCGAGCCGACTCTACCACATGTTTGATAAGGTAGTCTTGCTCTCTGAAGGCTGCCCCATCTACTATGGTCCTGCATCGACAGCTTTGGAGTACTTTTCCTTAATTGGTTTTTCCACGTCCGTCACAGTCAATCCAGCTGATCTCTTACTTGATCTTGCCAATG GAATTGGACCTGATCACCAGGATATGATTGAGCAAAGAGATAATGCTGAACAAGAACAGAAGCCAGTGAGGGATATTCTCATCTCTGCTTATGAGAAGAACATTTCTTCAAGGTTAAAAGCTGAATTATGCAGGTTGGATGTCAACAACTACAATTACATAAAAGATGTGTCCACAA CAAACAATGTAAAATCAGAACAATGGTGCACAAGCTGGTTGCATCAGTTCAAGGTGCTGCTCCTGAGGGGGCTTAGGGAGCGGAGATATGAAGCTTTCAACAGGCTAAGAATCTTCCAAGTCATAAGTGTTTCTGTACTTGGGGGACTTCTTTGGTGGCACACTCCAACATCCCACATTGAAGATCGT ATTGCcatgcttttcttcttctctgtatTCTGGGGCTTCTACCCTCTATACAATGCTGTTTTCACATTTCCCCAAGAAAGATCTATGCTAATTAAGGAACGCTCATCTGGAATGTACCGCCTCTCAGCCTACTTTTTATCCAAAACTATTGGAGACCTGCCACTGGAACTTGCACTTCCAACAGCATTTACCTTCATAATCTATTGGATGGGTGGGCTTAAAGCCAATCCTGTCACTTTCATCCTTTCCCTTCTTGTTGTCCTTTACAATGTCCTCGTTGCCCAAAGTCTTGGCTTAGCAATTGGTGCCATACTCATGGATGTAAAACAGGCAACTACTTTAGCCTCAGTTACAACACTAGTTTTCCTTATTGCAGGGGGGTACTATATTCAACAAATCCCTCCCTTCATAGCCTGGTTAAAGTACTTGAGCTACAGCTACTATTGTTACAAGCTCCTACTTGGGGTTCAGTATAATGAGAACGACTATTATGAGTGCACAAGTGGGGTGTATTGCCGGGTTGCAGATTTTCCTGCCATAAAATCAGTGGGTCTGAACAATTTGTGGATAGACGTTTCCATAATGGCCCTGATGTTGGTGGGTTATAGGCTCATTGCTTATTTAGCCCTGAACCGGGTGCAGTGA